From Nocardia sp. XZ_19_385, the proteins below share one genomic window:
- a CDS encoding NADPH-dependent F420 reductase: protein MRIGIIGAGNMARALGGGWVAAGHDVVIGARNRAASAELAAAIGARAGSIGEAAEFGEVVLLGLPVDALDEVLRSSAAALGGRILIDCTNAFAPDFANPHGPTTFPLSEEAVAERISATVPGAHVVKAFNLLAAEVWEGSERSFEGRTLAVPLCGDDPAALDRVAGLVEDLKLHPVRAGGLSRARYLEATSNFIVGLWFGGHDVRAMFPPLESAFAVEDQSPAVPACRSTPGRRGWVDTATTTTCSSSHPRTGRSGYQPGLPLTGRFT from the coding sequence ATGCGAATCGGAATCATCGGCGCCGGAAATATGGCACGGGCGCTGGGCGGCGGGTGGGTCGCCGCCGGGCACGACGTCGTGATCGGAGCCAGGAATCGGGCGGCGTCAGCCGAATTGGCCGCCGCGATCGGTGCGCGCGCGGGAAGTATCGGGGAGGCGGCCGAATTCGGCGAGGTCGTGCTGCTCGGGCTGCCCGTCGACGCCTTGGACGAGGTGCTGCGGTCCAGCGCCGCTGCGCTCGGCGGGCGCATCCTCATCGACTGCACGAACGCCTTCGCTCCGGACTTCGCGAACCCGCACGGACCGACCACCTTCCCGCTGTCGGAAGAAGCTGTGGCCGAGCGCATCTCGGCGACCGTGCCCGGCGCGCACGTGGTCAAGGCATTCAACCTGCTGGCTGCGGAGGTTTGGGAGGGATCGGAACGGTCGTTCGAAGGCAGGACGCTGGCCGTCCCGCTATGCGGTGACGACCCGGCAGCGCTCGACCGCGTGGCTGGTCTGGTCGAGGACCTGAAGCTGCATCCGGTCCGGGCGGGCGGCCTGTCGCGGGCCCGGTACCTCGAAGCCACCTCGAACTTCATCGTCGGGCTCTGGTTCGGCGGACACGATGTGCGCGCCATGTTCCCGCCACTGGAGTCGGCCTTCGCCGTCGAGGACCAGTCCCCCGCCGTCCCGGCATGCAGAAGCACGCCGGGACGACGAGGTTGGGTGGATACGGCCACCACAACGACATGCTCGAGCAGCCATCCACGGACTGGCAGGTCGGGTTACCAGCCCGGATTGCCCTTGACCGGCAGGTTCACATAG